In Miscanthus floridulus cultivar M001 chromosome 5, ASM1932011v1, whole genome shotgun sequence, one genomic interval encodes:
- the LOC136452499 gene encoding probable membrane-associated kinase regulator 2, with product MQILRLLAARRFRRRRRAVSTITATAATAPVTPRGGGGGLYVYGFGEEEDEGPFFDLDLSCCSAPASSAGSQAAESSGSESEDTTSSCAATAARGDLDFVISLQRSRSRSASPSYEERLFFRGAAPPRRPTAPGPPPLMFCASEPSDAASRARHSSASSRRGGGGRLQLRTLSFGSAKAAFYGGRASFSRSTSSARSARLFASYGGGYGSPDHQDLLRDEGKVRPPPSGDVIRRYLSKISSRLRRVAVAAPGADLRLRKSRSASSTTQVSAASAPYQSPPSARRDDSLVEKQDGIASAIAHCKESLHRASVSEVDTSLVRSRSDPGP from the exons ACGATCACCGCGACGGCGGCGACCGCGCCGGTGAcccctcgcggcggcggcggcggcttgtaCGTGTACGGGttcggcgaggaggaggacgagggccCGTTCTTCGACCTCGACCTGTCCTGCTGCTCCGCGCCCGCGTCCAGCGCGGGCAGCCAGGCGGCCGAGTCGTCGGGCTCCGAGTCCGAGGACACCACCTCGTCCTGCGCCGCCACCGCTGCGCGCGGGGACCTCGACTTCGTCATCTCGCTGCAGCGTAGCCGGAGCCGCTCCGCGTCGCCCTCCTACGAGGAGCGCCTCTTCTTCCGCGGCGCCGCACCGCCGCGTCGTCCGACGGCGCCCGGCCCGCCGCCGCTCATGTTCTGCGCGTCCGAGCCGAGCGACGCCGCGTCGCGCGCCCGCCACAGCAGCGCCAGCagccggcgcggcggcggcggcaggctgCAGCTGCGGACGCTCAGCTTCGGGTCCGCCAAGGCCGCCTTCTACGGCGGACGCGCCAGCTTCTCTCGGAGCACCAGCAGCGCGCGCTCCGCGAGGCTCTTCGCCTCGTACGGCGGCGGGTACGGCTCGCCCGACCACCAGGACCTGCTGCGGGACGAGGGAAAGGTCAGGCCGCCGCCCTCCGGCGACGTCATCCGGCGCTACCTGAGCAAGATCTCGAGCCGGCTGCGGCGCGTGGCGGTGGCGGCTCCCGGCGCCGACCTCCGGCTACGGAAGAGCCGCTCGGCCTCCTCGACGACGCAGGTGTCCGCGGCATCCGCCCCTTACCAGTCGCCGCCGTCGGCCCGACGCGACGACTCGCTCGTCGAGAAGCAGGACGGCATCGCGAGCGCCATCGCGCACTGCAAGGAGTCCCTCCACCGAG CGTCCGTCTCGGAGGTGGACACGTCGCTGGTGCGATCGCGGAGTGACCCAGGGCCGTGA